Proteins encoded by one window of Elaeis guineensis isolate ETL-2024a chromosome 12, EG11, whole genome shotgun sequence:
- the LOC105055719 gene encoding KIN14B-interacting protein At4g14310 isoform X1: MSSKLKERGGGGAKITASKPCKALAESTPKEKGSAVRRTPIAAGKENPRNLYGGKISASRPRLVPKLVEKPAAAVTAVRWSTSSLLQGKDPIPSDFPRLMSDVRGDQRVSMVSGSGRRGRALGKDLEAGAGGRRSVGGIRVLEKCQQRKDVKSVSGVRVLENRRSSGVSGLQVVKNNSKVSHRNSGKASSIAANRATDSGVCTKKDALDSELNPVDEKGINDVRITKDQKDGSHLVALKQSKKNENKSGSLELCKDKVVLATSPESMNERPLGGVQNLDGPKDRSSLSYNAKALGGTGKDDCSDVMVNHKNKDYLVLDIEKGERNGSVSLDRKVDVMEKSSDSIRVFEKIVGDMKGVHVISKYPSKLHERLALLEGRVQKIASEIKRTKEMLDVNNPDESKLILSDIQDKISGIEKAMGHAMDQTEGHLGPSEIIKVDSLKNKNAVTGQSGKFVDPKHSAKGLKHEELEARFFPHHKLLGSQRSSGASGEQISNFLKNNGDREQQEWSLSPVDENPVASELLASVNTEQSSLDKERIMLAAVQRMRMEGTSVPKCASKKAIGNYQEEIEHPVIEKLEVFDDQENKPAMMVHVETEEACRDQLCEIGHKPSTAGWFVSEGEAVLLAHDDGSCSYYDIANYEVKAEYKPPAGVSNNLWGDCWLIRASGADGCSGRYVVAASAGNTLDSGFCSWDFYTRDVKAFRVEDETPNSFATSSSRRILGPLSNIGLFRRSAPCAMPSVDRQHWWYRPCGPLLISCASRQKTVSAYDIRDGDLVMKWEANNPVMGMEYSSPLQWRSRGKVIIAGTDAISLWDVNSLSPYPLLSVASAGKKVYSLHISSTDAELGGGVRQRVSSSEVEGNDGVFCTQESVNAFDFRLPTGIGLKICRHGAIGHSIFSHGDSIFIGSTEGRSPIKGGPRSWVQRYSLRMGKIVATYDLPEFNSHIHHASVTQVWGNTNLVMGICGMGLFVFDAYEDEGSQAFNMDQGNIRVKETIGPQDLYCPTFDYLGSRALVISRDRPAFWRYLL, encoded by the exons ATGTCGTCGAAGCTCAAGGAGCGAGGCGGCGGCGGGGCGAAGATCACGGCGTCGAAGCCCTGCAAAGCACTGGCGGAGTCCACGCCCAAGGAGAAAGGAAGCGCCGTCCGGCGAACCCCCATTGCCGCTGGGAAAGAGAACCCCAGAAACCTCTATGGAGGGAAGATCTCCGCCAGTCGTCCGAGACTGGTGCCGAAGCTGGTCGAGAAGCCAGCCGCCGCCGTCACCGCAGTCCGGTGGTCCACGTCGTCCCTGCTGCAAGGTAAGGACCCGATCCCGTCGGATTTTCCGAGGTTGATGTCTGACGTCCGCGGCGACCAACGCGTTTCTATGGTTTCGGGATCCGGTCGGAGGGGGAGAGCTTTAGGGAAAGATCTGGAGGCTGGGGCTGGTGGGAGGAGGAGCGTGGGTGGGATTAGGGTTTTGGAGAAGTGTCAGCAGCGGAAGGATGTCAAATCCGTCAGTGGGGTTAGGGTTTTAGAGAATCGCAGGTCTAGTGGGGTTTCAGGCTTGCAAGTGGTGAAGAATAATTCTAAGGTTTCGCACAGAAACTCAGGAAAAGCCAGTAGTATAGCTGCAAACAGAGCCACAGATTCCGGAGTTTGTACCAAGAAAGATGCTCTTGATTCAGAGTTGAATCCAGTAGATGAAAAGGGGATTAATGACGTAAGAATCactaaagatcaaaaagatggTAGTCATTTGGTAGCCTTGAAACAGAGCAAGAAAAATGAAAACAAAAGTGGTTCACTAGAGCTTTGTAAAGATAAAGTTGTCTTGGCTACAAGTCCAGAATCTATGAATGAGAGACCTTTGGGTGGTGTTCAGAATCTGGATGGTCCAAAGGACAGGAGTTCCTTGTCTTATAATGCAAAAGCTCTGGGTGGGACTGGTAAGGACGATTGTTCTGATGTTATGGTGAATCATAAGAACAAAGATTATTTGGTTTTGGACATAGAGAAAGGTGAAAGAAATGGTAGTGTTTCTTTGGATCGGAAGGTGGACGTGATGGAGAAATCATCAGATAGTATTAGGGTATTTGAGAAGATTGTTGGGGATATGAAGGGTGTTCATGTTATTAGTAAGTATCCGAGCAAGCTGCATGAGAGGTTGGCATTATTAGAAGGTAGAGTTCAAAAAATTGCCTCAGAGATTAAGCGCACAAAAGAAATGTTGGATGTTAACAACCCAGATGAATCAAAGCTGATTCTTTCTGATATTCAGGACAAGATATCTGGAATCGAGAAAGCCATGGGTCATGCAATGGATCAGACTGAAGGTCATTTGGGCCCATCTGAAATCATAAAAGTTGATagcttgaaaaataaaaatgctGTAACAGGACAATCTGGGAAGTTTGTTGATCCAAAACATTCAGCTAAAGGATTGAAACACGAAGAATTGGAGGCTAGATTCTTTCCTCATCACAAATTATTAGGGAGCCAAAGATCATCAGGTGCTTCTGGAGAACAAATATCAAACTTCTTGAAAAATAATGGGGATCGAGAGCAGCAAGAATGGTCACTTAGCCCTGTTGATGAAAATCCAGTTGCCTCGGAGCTTTTGGCTTCTGTAAACACAGAACAATCCAGTCTTGATAAAGAAAGGATCATGCTTGCTGCAGTCCAGAGAATGCGGATGGAAGGTACTTCAGTGCCAAAATGTGCTTCAAAGAAGGCAATTGGTAATTATCAGGAGGAAATTGAACATCCAGTGATTGAGAAGCTTGAGGTGTTTGATGACCAGGAGAACAAACCTGCAATGATGGTACATGTAGAGACTGAGGAAGCTTGCAGGGATCAGTTATGTGAGATAGGACACAAACCTTCAACTGCTGGATGGTTTGTTTCGGAAGGAGAAGCTGTTCTTCTAGCTCATGATGATGGATCTTGTTCTTACTATGACATTGCTAACTATGAG GTTAAAGCTGAATATAAGCCTCCAGCAGGAGTATCCAATAACTTATGGGGTGATTGTTGGTTAATTCGTGCCTCTGGTGCAGATGGATGTTCTGGAAGGTATGTTGTTGCAGCATCAGCTGGGAATACTTTGGACTCTGGTTTTTGTTCATGGGATTTTTATACAAGAGATGTCAAAGCATTTAGGGTTGAGGATGAAACACCCAATTCTTTTGCAACGTCATCATCTAGGAGGATACTTGGCCCTCTTTCCAACATAGGTTTATTCAGAAGAAGTGCTCCATGTGCAATGCCTTCTGTGGACAGACAGCACTGGTGGTACAGGCCATGTGGACCACTCTTGATTTCCTGTGCAAGCAGGCAAAAAACTGTTTCCGCATATGATATCCGTGATGGGGATCTTGTAATGAAGTGGGAAGCGAATAATCCAGTAATGGGGATGGAATACTCCAGCCCTCTACAATGGAGAAGTAGGGGGAAGGTGATCATAGCGGGAACAGATGCCATTAGTCTCTGGGATGTGAATTCACTCAGTCCATACCCTCTGCTGTCTGTTGCTTCTGCTGGTAAAAAGGTATATTCCCTTCATATCAGTAGCACTGATGCTGAATTGGGTGGTGGGGTTCGGCAGAG AGTGAGTTCATCTGAAGTGGAGGGTAATGATGGTGTCTTTTGCACACAAGAAAGCGTAAATGCGTTTGATTTCCGCCTCCCAACTGGTATTGGCCTGAAAATATGCAGGCATGGAGCAATTGGCCACTCAATCTTCTCTCATGGGGACTCCATATTTATTGGGAGCACTGAAGGACgttcgccgataaagggtggtccACGCTCATGGGTGCAACGCTACTCATTGCGCATGGGGAAGATTGTTGCAACATATGACCTGCCAGAATTCAATTCCCACATTCACCATGCTTCAGTAACTCAGGTATGGGGCAACACCAATCTTGTCATGGGCATCTGTGGGATGGGATTGTTTGTGTTTGATGCCTACGAAGATGAAGGATCACAAGCCTTTAACATGGATCAGGGGAACATAAGAGTGAAAGAAACCATTGGTCCTCAAGATCTGTATTGCCCCACGTTTGATTATTTGGGATCACGGGCTCTTGTTATATCAAGAGACCGCCCTGCTTTTTGGAGGTATTTATTGTAG
- the LOC105055719 gene encoding KIN14B-interacting protein At4g14310 isoform X2 — translation MSSKLKERGGGGAKITASKPCKALAESTPKEKGSAVRRTPIAAGKENPRNLYGGKISASRPRLVPKLVEKPAAAVTAVRWSTSSLLQGKDPIPSDFPRLMSDVRGDQRVSMVSGSGRRGRALGKDLEAGAGGRRSVGGIRVLEKCQQRKDVKSVSGVRVLENRRSSGVSGLQVVKNNSKVSHRNSGKASSIAANRATDSGVCTKKDALDSELNPVDEKGINDVRITKDQKDGSHLVALKQSKKNENKSGSLELCKDKVVLATSPESMNERPLGGVQNLDGPKDRSSLSYNAKALGGTGKDDCSDVMVNHKNKDYLVLDIEKGERNGSVSLDRKVDVMEKSSDSIRVFEKIVGDMKGVHVISKYPSKLHERLALLEGRVQKIASEIKRTKEMLDVNNPDESKLILSDIQDKISGIEKAMGHAMDQTEGHLGPSEIIKVDSLKNKNAVTGQSGKFVDPKHSAKGLKHEELEARFFPHHKLLGSQRSSGASGEQISNFLKNNGDREQQEWSLSPVDENPVASELLASVNTEQSSLDKERIMLAAVQRMRMEGTSVPKCASKKAIGNYQEEIEHPVIEKLEVFDDQENKPAMMVHVETEEACRDQLCEIGHKPSTAGWFVSEGEAVLLAHDDGSCSYYDIANYEVKAEYKPPAGVSNNLWGDCWLIRASGADGCSGRYVVAASAGNTLDSGFCSWDFYTRDVKAFRVEDETPNSFATSSSRRILGPLSNIGLFRRSAPCAMPSVDRQHWWYRPCGPLLISCASRQKTVSAYDIRDGDLVMKWEANNPVMGMEYSSPLQWRSRGKVIIAGTDAISLWDVNSLSPYPLLSVASAGKKSEFI, via the exons ATGTCGTCGAAGCTCAAGGAGCGAGGCGGCGGCGGGGCGAAGATCACGGCGTCGAAGCCCTGCAAAGCACTGGCGGAGTCCACGCCCAAGGAGAAAGGAAGCGCCGTCCGGCGAACCCCCATTGCCGCTGGGAAAGAGAACCCCAGAAACCTCTATGGAGGGAAGATCTCCGCCAGTCGTCCGAGACTGGTGCCGAAGCTGGTCGAGAAGCCAGCCGCCGCCGTCACCGCAGTCCGGTGGTCCACGTCGTCCCTGCTGCAAGGTAAGGACCCGATCCCGTCGGATTTTCCGAGGTTGATGTCTGACGTCCGCGGCGACCAACGCGTTTCTATGGTTTCGGGATCCGGTCGGAGGGGGAGAGCTTTAGGGAAAGATCTGGAGGCTGGGGCTGGTGGGAGGAGGAGCGTGGGTGGGATTAGGGTTTTGGAGAAGTGTCAGCAGCGGAAGGATGTCAAATCCGTCAGTGGGGTTAGGGTTTTAGAGAATCGCAGGTCTAGTGGGGTTTCAGGCTTGCAAGTGGTGAAGAATAATTCTAAGGTTTCGCACAGAAACTCAGGAAAAGCCAGTAGTATAGCTGCAAACAGAGCCACAGATTCCGGAGTTTGTACCAAGAAAGATGCTCTTGATTCAGAGTTGAATCCAGTAGATGAAAAGGGGATTAATGACGTAAGAATCactaaagatcaaaaagatggTAGTCATTTGGTAGCCTTGAAACAGAGCAAGAAAAATGAAAACAAAAGTGGTTCACTAGAGCTTTGTAAAGATAAAGTTGTCTTGGCTACAAGTCCAGAATCTATGAATGAGAGACCTTTGGGTGGTGTTCAGAATCTGGATGGTCCAAAGGACAGGAGTTCCTTGTCTTATAATGCAAAAGCTCTGGGTGGGACTGGTAAGGACGATTGTTCTGATGTTATGGTGAATCATAAGAACAAAGATTATTTGGTTTTGGACATAGAGAAAGGTGAAAGAAATGGTAGTGTTTCTTTGGATCGGAAGGTGGACGTGATGGAGAAATCATCAGATAGTATTAGGGTATTTGAGAAGATTGTTGGGGATATGAAGGGTGTTCATGTTATTAGTAAGTATCCGAGCAAGCTGCATGAGAGGTTGGCATTATTAGAAGGTAGAGTTCAAAAAATTGCCTCAGAGATTAAGCGCACAAAAGAAATGTTGGATGTTAACAACCCAGATGAATCAAAGCTGATTCTTTCTGATATTCAGGACAAGATATCTGGAATCGAGAAAGCCATGGGTCATGCAATGGATCAGACTGAAGGTCATTTGGGCCCATCTGAAATCATAAAAGTTGATagcttgaaaaataaaaatgctGTAACAGGACAATCTGGGAAGTTTGTTGATCCAAAACATTCAGCTAAAGGATTGAAACACGAAGAATTGGAGGCTAGATTCTTTCCTCATCACAAATTATTAGGGAGCCAAAGATCATCAGGTGCTTCTGGAGAACAAATATCAAACTTCTTGAAAAATAATGGGGATCGAGAGCAGCAAGAATGGTCACTTAGCCCTGTTGATGAAAATCCAGTTGCCTCGGAGCTTTTGGCTTCTGTAAACACAGAACAATCCAGTCTTGATAAAGAAAGGATCATGCTTGCTGCAGTCCAGAGAATGCGGATGGAAGGTACTTCAGTGCCAAAATGTGCTTCAAAGAAGGCAATTGGTAATTATCAGGAGGAAATTGAACATCCAGTGATTGAGAAGCTTGAGGTGTTTGATGACCAGGAGAACAAACCTGCAATGATGGTACATGTAGAGACTGAGGAAGCTTGCAGGGATCAGTTATGTGAGATAGGACACAAACCTTCAACTGCTGGATGGTTTGTTTCGGAAGGAGAAGCTGTTCTTCTAGCTCATGATGATGGATCTTGTTCTTACTATGACATTGCTAACTATGAG GTTAAAGCTGAATATAAGCCTCCAGCAGGAGTATCCAATAACTTATGGGGTGATTGTTGGTTAATTCGTGCCTCTGGTGCAGATGGATGTTCTGGAAGGTATGTTGTTGCAGCATCAGCTGGGAATACTTTGGACTCTGGTTTTTGTTCATGGGATTTTTATACAAGAGATGTCAAAGCATTTAGGGTTGAGGATGAAACACCCAATTCTTTTGCAACGTCATCATCTAGGAGGATACTTGGCCCTCTTTCCAACATAGGTTTATTCAGAAGAAGTGCTCCATGTGCAATGCCTTCTGTGGACAGACAGCACTGGTGGTACAGGCCATGTGGACCACTCTTGATTTCCTGTGCAAGCAGGCAAAAAACTGTTTCCGCATATGATATCCGTGATGGGGATCTTGTAATGAAGTGGGAAGCGAATAATCCAGTAATGGGGATGGAATACTCCAGCCCTCTACAATGGAGAAGTAGGGGGAAGGTGATCATAGCGGGAACAGATGCCATTAGTCTCTGGGATGTGAATTCACTCAGTCCATACCCTCTGCTGTCTGTTGCTTCTGCTGGTAAAAAG AGTGAGTTCATCTGA
- the LOC105055718 gene encoding uncharacterized protein, with the protein MEDVSKYAHSPAHLAVARRDHVGLRRIVTALPRLPKAGDVTTEEESLAAELTADTVSAVIDRRDVPHRETPLHLAVRLRDPISAEILMSAGADWSLQNEHGWSALQEAVCTREDTIAMIIARHYQPLAWAKWCRRLPRIVASIARIRDFYMEITFHFESSVIPFIGRIAPSDTYRIWKRGPNLRADMTLAGFDGFRIQRSDQTFLFLGEGASEEDGSPSLPPGSLIVLAHKEKEITNALEGAGAKPTEAEVAHEVTLMSQTNMYRPGIDVTQAELVSHLNWRRQERTEMVGSWKAKVYDMLHVMVSVKSRRVPGAMTDEELFAVDNDERMANGGELDGELDDVLTAEERMQLDSALRMGHAEGFDDYDGNGGGFESVENSESNGVTKERKSWFGWSNKRASKNSRGEDMEDPKNQKKLSKLTPENGNQKMEFAKEDSGDTKKGKEKGCKKKKGGSTGDSNKHESEYKKGLRPVLWLTPDFPLKTDELLPLLDVLANKVKAVRRLRELLTTKLPQGTFPVKVAIPIVPTIRVLVTFTKFEELQPSDEFATPLSSPTHFQESKAKEAESSGSWYAWMRGSRGGQSSDGSEGRSWKDEIDPFHIPTDYTWVDANEKKRRMKAKKVKSKRGSSKKQTSKSSDGQQLTDGFEE; encoded by the exons ATGGAGGATGTATCGAAGTACGCTCACAGCCCGGCCCACCTCGCTGTGGCGCGGCGAGACCACGTGGGTCTCCGGCGGATCGTGACGGCGCTCCCCCGCCTCCCGAAGGCCGGGGATGTCACCACCGAGGAGGAGTCGCTGGCGGCCGAGCTCACCGCCGACACCGTCTCCGCCGTCATCGACCGCCGCGACGTCCCCCACCGCGAAACCCCCCTCCACCTCGCTGTCCGCCTCCGCGACCCGATCTCGGCGGAGATCCTCATGTCGGCCGGCGCCGACTGGTCCCTCCAGAACGAGCACGGCTGgtccgccctccaggaggccgtGTGCACTCGGGAGGACACCATCGCCATGATCATAGCTCGCCACTACCAGCCCCTGGCTTGGGCCAAGTGGTGCCGCCGCCTCCCTCGCATCGTCGCGTCCATCGCCCGGATCAGGGACTTCTACATGGAGATTACCTTCCACTTCGAGAGTTCGGTGATACCTTTCATCGGCCGGATTGCGCCGTCCGACACCTACCGGATATGGAAGCGGGGGCCGAACCTCAGGGCCGACATGACCCTCGCCGGCTTCGATGGGTTCCGGATCCAGCGCTCCGACCAGACGTTCCTCTTCCTTGGCGAGGGCGCGTCGGAGGAGGACGGAAGCCCGTCGCTGCCTCCCGGGTCGTTGATCGTCCTGGCCCATAAGGAGAAAGAGATCACTAATGCGCTGGAAGGAGCTGGTGCCAAGCCCACAGAGGCGGAGGTGGCTCATGAGGTAACCTTGATGTCGCAGACCAACATGTACCGGCCGGGGATTGATGTCACTCAGGCGGAGCTGGTCTCGCACTTGAACTGGAGGCGGCAGGAGAGGACAGAGATGGTCGGGAGTTGGAAGGCCAAGGTCTACGACATGCTTCATGTGATGGTGAGTGTGAAGTCGAGGAGGGTCCCCGGCGCGATGACTGATGAGGAGTTATTTGCGGTCGACAATGACGAAAGAATGGCGAATGGCGGGGAGCTCGATGGGGAGTTGGATGATGTCTTGACGGCTGAGGAGAGGATGCAACTGGATTCGGCTCTTCGGATGGGTCATGCAGAGGGTTTCGACGACTACGATGGGAATGGTGGAGGTTTTGAGAGTGTGGAGAATTCTGAGTCTAATGGTGTTACCAAGGAGAGGAAGAGCTGGTTTGGTTGGAGTAATAAAAGGGCCTCCAAGAACAGTCGAGGTGAAGACATGGAGGACCCAAAAAACCAAAAGAAGTTGTCAAAGTTGACCCCAGAGAATGGAAATCAGAAAATGGAGTTTGCAAAAGAGGACTCTGGAGATACTAAGAAGGGGAAGGAGAAGGGctgtaagaagaagaagggtggATCCACGGGCGACTCTAATAAGCATGAGAGCGAGTACAAGAAGGGGTTGAGGCCGGTTTTGTGGTTAACACCAGACTTTCCTTTGAAAACGGATGAGCTTCTTCCCTTGCTTGATGTCTTAGCCAACAAGGTCAAGGCTGTGAGGAGGCTCAGGGAGCTTTTGACTACTAAGCTGCCTCAAGGCACCTTTCCTGTCAAG GTAGCCATCCCAATTGTTCCAACAATCCGAGTTCTTGTCACATTTACAAAGTTCGAAGAGCTACAGCCATCTGATGAATTTGCAACCCCACTTTCCAGCCCGACACATTTCCAGGAAAGCAAAGCCAAAGAAGCAGAATCATCAGGTTCATGGTATGCATGGATGAGGGGAAGCCGGGGTGGGCAATCTAGTGATGGCAGTGAAGGCCGAAGCTggaaagatgagattgatcctttCCATATTCCTACAGACTACACTTGGGTTGATGCAAATGAAAAAAAGCGCCGAATGAAGGCCAAGAAGGTTAAAAGCAAGCGGGGGAGTAGTAAGAAGCAAACCTCCAAAAGTTCGGATGGCCAGCAACTGACGGATGGTTTTGAGGAGTAA